One part of the Onychomys torridus chromosome 13, mOncTor1.1, whole genome shotgun sequence genome encodes these proteins:
- the LOC118594816 gene encoding interferon-inducible GTPase 1-like translates to MGQLFSSSKDENHKDLASSFAEYFKKYKTGNKIIPQETIASIELSLKEGNIQGANSSITDAVKTIDSTPLNVAVTGESGAGKSTFINTLRGVGHEGKDAAEIGVVETTMTRHPYKHPNIPNVVFWDLPGIGTTNFPPKDYLEKMKFHEYDFFIIVSATRFKKNDIDLAKAISMMKKEFYFVRTKVDSDLSNEKEFKPRTFNREMVLQQIRSNCVKIFQENNIDEPPIFLISNRNLSDYDFPILMDKVMSVLPVYKRHAFMLSLPNITGSVTERKQQSLKQKIWLEAFTTVLLNIIPSLTHHFMDSDVENLEKSLNFYRTVFGVDDASLQSLAKDWQMPVDPLKAKMKSSNVFKTTNKETIQDRLSRYYEEFCLANGYLVNKNVYVKEVYYLKLYFLDMVTDDANALLREIYLRNNLVSD, encoded by the coding sequence ATGGGTCAACTGTTCTCTTCATCTAAGGATGAAAACCACAAAGACTTGGCCTCCAGCTTTGCAGAATATTTTAAGAAGTATAAAACTGGAAACAAAATCATTCCTCAGGAAACCATAGCCTCAATTGAGTTAAGCCTGAAAGAAGGAAACATTCAGGGAGCAAACTCTTCAATCACTGATGCAGTAAAAACAATTGACAGTACCCCACTCAATGTTGCTGTGACAGGGGAGTCTGGAGCAGGGAAATCTACCTTCATCAATACCCTGAGAGGGGTTGGGCATGAAGGGAAAGATGCAGCTGAAATTGGGGTGGTGGAAACGACCATGACGAGACATCCATACAAACACCCCAATATTCCCAATGTGGTTTTTTGGGACCTGCCTGGGATTGGAACCACAAATTTCCCACCAAAAGATTATctagagaaaatgaaattccatGAGTATGACTTCTTCATTATTGTTTCTGCCACACGCTTTAAGAAAAATGATATAGACCTCGCCAAAGCAATCAGCATGATGAAGAAGGAATTCTACTTTGTGAGAACCAAGGTGGACTCTGACTTAAGCAATGAAAAGGAATTCAAACCACGCACCTTTAACAGAGAAATGGTCCTGCAGCAGATCCGCAGCAACTGTGTGAAAATCTTTCAGGAGAATAACATTGATGAACCACCAATCTTCTTGATCTCTAACAGAAATTTGTCTGATTATGATTTCCCTATCCTGATGGACAAGGTTATGAGCGTTCTCCCTGTATACAAAAGACATGCTTTTATGCTCTCCTTGCCTAATATTACAGGGTCAGTCACTGAAAGGAAGCAACAGTCTCTGAAGCAGAAGATTTGGCTAGAAGCCTTTACAACTGTGCTCCTGAATATCATCCCTTCACTGACCCACCACTTCATGGACAGTGATGTGGAGAATCTGGAGAAAAGCCTGAACTTCTATCGAACTGTGTTTGGAGTGGATGATGCATCCTTGCAGAGTTTGGCTAAGGACTGGCAAATGCCAGTGGATCCGCTCAAGGCAAAGATGAAATCTtctaatgtgttcaagactacaaacaaagaaacaatacaaGACAGGCTTTCAAGATATTATGAGGAGTTCTGTTTGGCTAATGGGTATTTGGTAAATAAGAATGTTTATGTTAAGGAAGTATATTATCTAAAATTATATTTCCTTGATATGGTGACAGATGATGCTAATGCTCTTCTCAGAGAGATATATTTAAGAAACAACTTGGTTTCTGATTAG